One Hermetia illucens chromosome 4, iHerIll2.2.curated.20191125, whole genome shotgun sequence DNA segment encodes these proteins:
- the LOC119655162 gene encoding general odorant-binding protein 99a-like → MKVFIVLFACIILGSADDWKPKPKEEAFQIRDECFKLNNVPAPLVEKIKKFEYEDEESVRCHIKCTTEKIGVWNNAKGFDVDRLYDQIVIRDVVATNKDDLKKCIDDKHDDEDDCTWAYRNFKCMLDNKYLTKKD, encoded by the exons ATGAAAGTTTTCATCGTCCTGTTCGCTTGCATCATTCTC ggTAGTGCAGATGACTGGAAACCAAAACCCAAAGAAGAAGCTTTTCAAATCCGTGACGAATGTTTCAAGTTGAATAACGTTCCAGCACCGTTGGTtgagaaaatcaaaaaattcgAATATGAAGATGAAGAATCTGTCCGTTGCCATATCAAATGTACAACGGAAAAGATCGGAGTTTGGAATAATGCTAAGGGATTTGATGTCGACCGACTCTATGATCAAATTGTCATTAGAGACGTAGTTGCAACGAACAAAGATGATCTTAAGAAGTGTATCGATGACAAACATGACGATGAAGATGATTGTACATGGGCATACCGTAACTTCAAGTGCATGTTGGACAATAAATACCTCACGAAAAAAGATTAA